In Quercus robur chromosome 10, dhQueRobu3.1, whole genome shotgun sequence, a genomic segment contains:
- the LOC126703822 gene encoding uncharacterized protein At2g29880-like produces the protein MGNKKDTQKVKDTKTNFRWSQPMQNLLLEILADEALHGNKQSNTFKHASYAKVAEAITEKFMTECTPKHVEHRFKTLKTNWNTIALLRNKKSGFGWNDDLKMITCDRTVYDEEVKAHPNHAQFLNKKIEMFDEMALVVGKDMATGGFSKGVGDIGVEALDDSPPLVDADVDDISKKKQVDPSHVASNETRSHRKRSHATMIEDAVYQDLSIQLGKVASAIEKISENQLNFGSLYEEVMKMDGFEENMLASAFDHLNGDEKQARSFMLKNDKLRRQWLQNFFDNYLNQF, from the exons ATGGGAAATAAAAAGGATACTCAGAAGGTCAAGGACACCAAGACCAACTTCAGGTGGTCACAACCAATGCAGAATTTATTACTTGAGATACTTGCAGATGAGGCTCTTCATGGAAACAAGCAATCCAACACATTTAAACATGCATCATATGCTAAAGTAGCTGAAGCAATTACTGAGAAATTTATGACTGAATGTACTCCAAAGCATGTGGAACATCGCTTTAAAACACTTAAAACCAATTGGAATACAATTGCATTACTTCGTAATAAGAAAAGTGGGTTTGGATGGAATGATGATTTGAAAATGATCACCTGTGATAGGACAGTGTATGATGAAGAAGTCAag GCACATCCAAATCATGCACAATTTCTAAACAAGAAAATTGAGATGTTTGATGAGATGGCTTTGGTTGTGGGTAAGGATATGGCTACAGGAGGTTTTTCCAAGGGAGTAGGTGATATAGGTGTAGAAGCATTGGATGACTCACCTCCGCTTGTTGATGCTGATGTTGATGACATATCCAAAAAGAAGCAAGTTGATCCCTCACATGTGGCCTCAAATGAAACAAGGTCTCACAGGAAACGAAGTCATGCTACTATGATTGAAGATGCTGTTTACCAAGATTTGTCCATACAACTTGGTAAGGTTGCTTCTGCAATAGAAAAGATTTCTGAAAATCAGCTAAATTTTGGTAGTCTTTATGAAGAAGTTATGAAGATGGatggatttgaagaaaatatgcTTGCATCTGCATTTGACCATTTGAATGGGGATGAAAAACAAGCAAGGTCATTCATGTTGAAAAATGACAAGCTCCGTAGACAATGGCTGCAGAACTTCTTTGACAACTATTTAAACCAATTTTGA
- the LOC126703823 gene encoding protein ALP1-like, translating into MDNPSLPAAIMGAATSVIALGVVLLKGLRSKRIMPREPHVNREYERETYMNDILCRGDMRCLHHIRMRPIAFYALCKILSENNLLQETIHMSIKEQVLIFLHTIGHDVRFRVVGGRFYRSVETVHRYFRHVLRAILQLYKYMIREPDKDTPLEIRNSSRFNSYFKDCVGAIDGTHVRASVPIQIQGRFRGRKDGTTQNVLAAATFGLKFTYVLAGWEGSAHDSRVLNDALSRPRGLKISEGKYYLGDAGYGVRKGIISPYRGVRYHLKEFSDNPPRNDKELFNLRHSSLRTSIERCFGVLKKRFRVLDAEPFWSFPTQVDVVLACCIIHNHIIGVDPLDSIMNNGLRGSPLANDSTSRRVQQSQREVQEENREWVQIRDDICRNMWEDYNAME; encoded by the exons ATGGATAACCCATCACTTCCTGCTGCCATAATGGGGGCAGCTACATCTGTTATTGCTTTGGGTGTTGTTCTTTTGAAAGGACTAAGATCTAAAAGAATTATGCCTAGAGAACCTCATGTTAATCGAGAGTATGAAAGAGAGACATATATGAATGATATTCTTTGTAGAGGTGATATGCGTTGTCTCCATCATATAAGGATGAGACCTATTGCTTTTTATGCGCTATGCAAAATTTTGAGTGAGAATAATCTACTTCAAGAGACCATTCATATGTCCATTAAAGAAcaagtgttaatttttttacacaCTATTGGACATGATGTAAGGTTTCGAGTTGTTGGTGGGAGGTTTTATAGATCAGTTGAGACAGTGCACCGATACTTTAGGCATGTCCTTAGAGCTATTTTGCAATTATACAAATACATGATTAGAGAGCCTGACAAAGATACACCCTTGGAGATAAGAAATAGCAGCAGGTTTAACTCCTATTTTAAG GATTGTGTGGGAGCTATTGATGGAACTCATGTTCGTGCATCTGTTCCAATTCAAATACAAGGAAGGTTTCGCGGCAGAAAGGATGGAACAACACAAAATGTCCTCGCTGCTGCTACCTTTGGCTTAAAATTTACTTATGTATTAGCTGGTTGGGAAGGAAGTGCCCATGATTCACGTGTCTTAAATGATGCACTCTCTAGGCCAAGAGGATTAAAAATTTCTGAAG gtaaatattatcttggtgATGCTGGTTATGGAGTTCGGAAAGGAATTATATCCCCTTATCGTGGTGTTCGTTACCATTTGAAAGAGTTTAGTGATAACCCGCCAAGAAATGACAAAGAATTATTCAATCTTCGCCATTCTTCTTTACGCACTAGCATTGAGCGttgttttggggttttgaaGAAACGTTTTCGTGTGTTAGATGCAGAACCTTTTTGGTCATTCCCAACACAAGTGGATGTAGTCTTAGCTTGTTGCATAATTCACAATCATATCATAGGAGTTGACCCTTTAGACTCAATTATGAACAATGGGCTTCGTGGTAGTCCACTTGCAAATGACAGTACAAGTAGAAGAGTCCAACAATCACAAAGGGAAGTccaagaagaaaatagagaatggGTTCAAATACGAGATGATATCTGTCGTAATATGTGGGAGGATTATAATGCTATGGAGTGA
- the LOC126702501 gene encoding uncharacterized protein LOC126702501, whose protein sequence is MWLNPAGYYCRVCDKRFNKLRALCGHMRAHGNRSWRGLLPTTDHHPRPRPPTYEASTSTGTRRELGINFQREPQVKVSLASPNLLDMPTSEPQVKGFLASPKFDLNMFPATEPQEEVPVSLKLEMQAAPEPKEKFDLNVSLSPTPDPPEADHDSHEKLNFDLNEAPEEDEANDY, encoded by the coding sequence ATGTGGCTTAATCCTGCAGGATATTACTGTAGGGTTTGTGACAAACGGTTCAACAAGTTGAGAGCTTTATGTGGACATATGAGAGCGCATGGCAACCGATCATGGCGGGGACTGCTTCCTACTACTGATCATCATCCTCGTCCTCGTCCTCCAACCTATGAGGCTTCTACTTCTACGGGAACGAGAAGGGAACTAGGGATTAATTTTCAGAGGGAGCCACAAGTGAAAGTCTCTCTTGCTTCTCCCAACTTATTGGATATGCCTACTTCAGAGCCACAAGTGAAAGGCTTTCTTGCTTCTCCGAAATTTGACTTGAATATGTTTCCTGCTACTGAGCCACAAGAGGAAGTGCCTGTCTCTCTGAAATTAGAAATGCAAGCTGCTCCAGAACCAAAAGAGAAATTTGACTTGAATGTTTCTCTGTCTCCTACTCCTGACCCACCAGAGGCCGACCATGATTCTCATGAGAAGTTGAACTTCGATTTAAATGAAGCTCCCGAAGAGGACGAAGCCAATGATTACTGA